In Myxococcales bacterium, the following proteins share a genomic window:
- a CDS encoding methyltransferase domain-containing protein has protein sequence MPLDNQGRAIEFGRTADDYDRHRPGFPAAFRQRLLEKRWALPGQRALDLGTGTGTVALSLAECGLDVVGIDPSEELLARARQRASTAGLKIRFERATAEDTQEAEGSFDVVAAGQCWWWFDSDRALAEARRVLTAEGRLIIASFCYVPTPGSVAALTEQLILEFNPSWGMAGLTGIFESHVRDLDRAGFDEVESVSWVEPVVFTHEGWRGRMRACNGVGAVLGAEDTARFDASLAELLASRFPEPLRIPHRVFIATGRG, from the coding sequence ATGCCGCTGGACAACCAAGGCCGCGCCATCGAGTTCGGGCGGACCGCTGACGACTACGATCGACACCGCCCTGGTTTTCCCGCTGCGTTTCGCCAGCGATTGTTGGAAAAACGCTGGGCCCTGCCGGGGCAGCGCGCGCTGGATCTCGGGACCGGGACCGGGACGGTCGCGCTGTCCCTCGCCGAGTGCGGGCTGGACGTGGTTGGAATCGATCCTTCGGAGGAGCTCCTCGCTCGCGCCCGGCAGCGCGCGAGCACTGCCGGACTGAAGATCCGCTTCGAGCGCGCGACGGCGGAGGATACGCAAGAGGCCGAAGGGTCCTTCGACGTGGTCGCGGCGGGGCAGTGCTGGTGGTGGTTCGACTCCGACCGCGCGCTGGCGGAGGCGCGGCGCGTGCTCACGGCCGAAGGGCGGCTGATCATCGCGAGCTTCTGTTACGTTCCGACCCCCGGCTCGGTCGCGGCACTGACGGAACAGCTGATCCTCGAGTTCAACCCGAGCTGGGGCATGGCAGGGCTCACCGGCATCTTCGAGTCTCACGTGCGTGATCTGGACCGCGCGGGCTTCGATGAAGTCGAGAGTGTCAGCTGGGTCGAGCCAGTGGTGTTCACACACGAGGGGTGGCGCGGGCGGATGCGCGCCTGCAACGGTGTCGGCGCCGTGCTCGGCGCGGAGGACACGGCTCGTTTCGATGCCTCGCTCGCCGAGCTGCTCGCCTCACGCTTCCCCGAGCCGCTCCGGATCCCGCACCGAGTCTTCATCGCCACCGGCCGAGGCTGA